The following proteins come from a genomic window of Oscillatoria sp. FACHB-1407:
- a CDS encoding DEAD/DEAH box helicase — protein MAILHGSWLIQPQHQPSTPVAPAESESVLGNRFLIWGETWRRIDPTEFAQSDQPQPHPFGMNGAELTALLRSLHQSQQLQWAIADVSLEPPEPDSKAGAKRGKRKATATVETATIPVVTDTGRWQTVAIALPTYQVATETEATVAIPQHSGAATSSASDDADTPTTSPTLQSWLVTGIVLTPLEAIQFLNSLPLSSMGEEESFLGGDLRFWSHVARWSLDLLARSKFLPQLEPQSEGSAIAYWQPLLDSGADQGRLEQFTHQMPVVCRTYLNTQQTSATPEPTAFPLASTLLFDFLKATMDAQLRVVMQSGLAASPASNPQALKEAILRDWLKALGDTAQLTTEPAKLERLQTAIAQWTAPIQHQLSQSLASFRTCFYLQTPSYGQADWVLEYFLQSASDPGFLVSAKTIWQNPVERLVYLGRTIDRPQETLLAGLGLASRLYPVLEPSLQVSKPQSCRLNPMQVYDFLKTVSWRLQDSGFGVVLPGSLSNQQGWASRLGLSVRAAAPLKSNQRLGLQSLLNFKWELTIGGQRLSKEEFDRLVALKTPLVEVNGEWVELRPQDVRAAQSFFASRKDQMALSLEDALRISTGDTQTIEKLPVVNFEASGALSELINTLTTGNQNVEPIPIPEGFQGELRPYQVRGASWLAFLEKWGLGACLADDMGLGKTVQLIALLLHLKEQGTLENPTLLVCPTSVLGNWEREVKRFAPNLKLLVHHGDKRAQGRDFARAIQGKHLVITSYPLVYRDVKDLQTVPWQGVVLDEAQNIKNSEAKQSQAVRQLNAQFRIALTGTPVENRLAELWSILDFLNPGYLGPKNFFQRRFAVPIERYGDTASLQTLRSLVQPFILRRLKTDRSIIQDLPEKQEMTVFCGLSAEQAAIYQRLVDKSLEDIESAEGIQRHGKILALLVRLKQICNHPELLKSDEDSEKTEERKAKNEDNSDLNLQSSLFLSRSGKLQRLTEMLDELLSEGDRALIFTQFAEWGKLLQTYLSKQFNREILFLYGSTSKKQREEMVDRFQNDPQAPRIFILSLKAGGVGLNLTRANHVFHFDRWWNPAVENQATDRVFRIGQTRNVQVHKFVCTGTLEERIHDLIESKKALSEQIVGTGENWLTELDTEQLRNLLLLDRTAVIDDSSS, from the coding sequence ATGGCAATCTTACACGGAAGTTGGCTCATCCAACCTCAACATCAGCCCTCAACCCCTGTTGCACCTGCCGAATCGGAATCTGTACTGGGCAATCGCTTTTTGATTTGGGGCGAAACCTGGCGCAGAATTGACCCGACCGAGTTTGCCCAATCAGACCAACCCCAGCCTCACCCATTTGGCATGAATGGGGCAGAGTTGACCGCGTTGTTGCGATCGCTGCATCAGTCTCAGCAGCTTCAGTGGGCGATCGCCGATGTGTCGTTAGAACCACCGGAACCGGATTCGAAAGCAGGTGCTAAACGTGGGAAGCGCAAGGCAACCGCCACTGTGGAAACGGCGACGATTCCAGTGGTAACTGATACGGGGCGATGGCAAACCGTGGCGATCGCTTTACCGACGTATCAGGTTGCTACTGAAACCGAGGCAACGGTTGCCATTCCCCAACATTCAGGGGCAGCCACCTCATCCGCCAGCGATGATGCAGACACCCCCACGACTTCACCTACGCTACAGTCCTGGTTGGTGACGGGGATTGTCCTCACCCCGTTGGAAGCGATTCAATTCCTTAATTCCTTGCCTCTCAGTTCTATGGGAGAAGAGGAATCCTTTTTAGGCGGTGATCTGCGCTTTTGGTCCCACGTTGCTCGCTGGAGTCTGGATCTACTAGCGCGATCGAAATTTTTGCCGCAACTAGAGCCTCAGAGCGAGGGAAGCGCGATCGCCTACTGGCAACCCCTGCTCGATAGTGGAGCAGACCAGGGACGGTTAGAACAATTTACCCATCAGATGCCCGTTGTCTGTCGGACGTATCTGAACACACAACAAACTTCAGCAACGCCAGAGCCAACGGCGTTTCCGCTGGCATCAACGCTGCTATTTGACTTCCTCAAGGCGACGATGGATGCCCAGTTGCGGGTGGTGATGCAGAGCGGGCTTGCCGCATCTCCTGCGAGTAATCCTCAAGCGTTGAAGGAAGCGATCCTGCGGGACTGGCTCAAAGCCCTGGGCGACACTGCCCAACTCACCACTGAGCCTGCCAAATTGGAACGACTCCAAACGGCGATCGCCCAGTGGACGGCTCCCATTCAACATCAACTGAGCCAGAGTCTTGCCTCCTTCCGCACTTGTTTCTATCTACAAACGCCTTCCTACGGGCAAGCCGATTGGGTGTTGGAGTATTTTTTGCAATCCGCCAGCGACCCCGGATTTTTGGTCAGTGCTAAAACCATCTGGCAGAATCCAGTCGAGCGGTTAGTTTATTTAGGACGCACCATCGATCGCCCCCAGGAAACCCTGTTAGCTGGATTGGGCTTGGCATCACGACTCTACCCCGTGCTAGAGCCGAGCTTGCAAGTCTCAAAACCACAATCCTGCCGATTAAACCCGATGCAGGTCTACGACTTCCTCAAAACGGTGTCCTGGCGGTTACAGGACAGTGGCTTTGGGGTCGTGCTACCCGGCAGTCTCTCTAATCAACAGGGATGGGCAAGCCGATTGGGTTTAAGCGTCCGGGCGGCGGCTCCACTCAAGAGCAACCAACGGTTGGGCTTACAAAGCCTGTTGAACTTTAAGTGGGAACTGACCATCGGTGGACAACGGCTCTCCAAGGAAGAATTCGATCGCCTGGTTGCTCTCAAGACACCGCTTGTCGAGGTGAATGGAGAATGGGTTGAACTGCGTCCTCAAGATGTGCGAGCAGCGCAAAGCTTTTTTGCCAGTCGCAAAGATCAGATGGCGTTGTCGTTGGAAGATGCCCTGCGGATCAGCACCGGGGATACCCAAACCATTGAGAAGTTGCCCGTTGTCAATTTTGAGGCGTCCGGTGCGTTGTCTGAGTTGATCAACACGCTCACGACAGGTAATCAAAATGTGGAACCGATTCCCATCCCGGAAGGGTTTCAGGGAGAACTGCGTCCCTATCAAGTGCGGGGAGCTTCCTGGTTGGCATTTCTAGAGAAATGGGGCTTGGGTGCCTGTCTTGCTGATGATATGGGCTTGGGTAAAACCGTCCAGCTGATCGCGCTGTTGCTTCACCTGAAGGAGCAGGGAACGTTAGAGAACCCTACATTGCTGGTTTGCCCCACCTCTGTATTGGGCAACTGGGAGCGGGAGGTGAAACGATTTGCACCCAACCTCAAACTGCTGGTACATCATGGGGACAAACGTGCCCAGGGCAGGGATTTTGCCAGAGCCATTCAGGGCAAGCATCTGGTGATTACCAGCTATCCCCTCGTCTATCGGGATGTCAAAGACTTGCAGACAGTCCCCTGGCAGGGTGTGGTGCTAGACGAAGCGCAGAACATTAAAAACTCAGAAGCCAAGCAATCGCAAGCCGTTCGTCAACTCAATGCCCAGTTTCGCATCGCCCTCACGGGAACCCCCGTGGAAAACCGTCTGGCAGAACTGTGGTCAATTCTGGACTTCTTAAATCCGGGTTATCTGGGACCCAAAAACTTTTTCCAACGCCGCTTTGCTGTGCCGATTGAGCGGTACGGTGATACAGCTTCGCTGCAAACCTTGCGATCGCTCGTTCAACCGTTTATCCTGCGGCGACTCAAAACCGATCGCTCCATCATTCAAGATTTGCCTGAAAAGCAGGAGATGACCGTTTTCTGCGGCTTAAGTGCTGAGCAAGCGGCTATTTACCAACGCTTAGTTGATAAATCTCTGGAAGATATCGAATCTGCCGAAGGAATTCAACGTCACGGCAAAATTTTGGCGTTGCTCGTCCGGTTGAAGCAGATTTGCAATCACCCAGAGCTACTCAAGAGCGACGAAGACAGTGAGAAAACTGAAGAACGAAAAGCGAAGAACGAAGATAATTCAGATTTGAATCTTCAATCTTCACTGTTTCTTTCCCGATCTGGTAAGCTGCAACGTCTCACCGAAATGCTTGATGAGTTGCTGTCAGAGGGCGATCGCGCTTTGATCTTCACCCAATTTGCTGAGTGGGGCAAACTGCTGCAAACCTATCTATCGAAGCAGTTCAATCGCGAGATTCTCTTCCTCTACGGCAGCACCTCCAAGAAACAGCGAGAGGAGATGGTCGATCGCTTCCAAAACGATCCCCAGGCACCGCGGATTTTCATCCTGTCGCTCAAGGCAGGTGGAGTGGGTCTGAACCTGACCCGTGCTAACCACGTTTTCCACTTCGATCGCTGGTGGAACCCAGCAGTAGAAAACCAAGCAACCGATCGCGTCTTTCGGATTGGGCAAACGCGCAACGTCCAGGTACACAAATTTGTCTGCACCGGAACGTTGGAGGAACGTATCCACGACCTGATTGAGAGCAAAAAAGCCCTCTCAGAACAGATCGTCGGCACAGGCGAAAACTGGCTCACCGAACTCGACACCGAGCAACTGAGAAACCTGCTCTTGCTCGATCGCACAGCCGTCATCGATGACAGCAGCAGTTAG